One stretch of Flavobacterium sp. 9 DNA includes these proteins:
- a CDS encoding NADH:flavin oxidoreductase, which yields MSTNNLFSPFNLKSLNLKNRIVMAPMTRSFSPNGVPTDEVASYYQKRAEGQVGLILSEGTVIDRPSSSNDANVPHFYGDESLKGWKKVIDEVHAAGGSMGPQIWHMGIMDNHHSGWVPPVPFEGPSGLNRPDFRNGITMSEKDIEDTIIAFGKAAADAKRLGFDTIEIHGAHGYLIDQFFRAETNLRTDIYGGKTLPERNRFAIEVVKEVRKQVGNDFAVIMRFSQFKPSDYNYKLAKNPQELEAWLTPLVDAGVDIVHASQRRFWEPEFEGSDLNFAGWAKKVTGAPTITVGSVGLSSDFFGAFAGESSEPTSLDELNRRFDRGDFDLVAVGRPLLSDPNWVAKIEAGKTEELKGFSKEALGQLILE from the coding sequence ATGAGTACAAACAACCTGTTTTCGCCATTTAACTTAAAATCGTTAAATCTTAAAAACCGAATCGTAATGGCGCCAATGACGCGCTCATTTTCTCCAAACGGAGTTCCAACTGACGAAGTTGCTTCTTACTACCAAAAAAGAGCCGAAGGTCAAGTTGGTTTAATATTATCTGAAGGAACTGTTATCGACAGACCTTCATCGTCAAATGATGCAAATGTACCTCACTTTTATGGAGATGAATCTCTAAAAGGATGGAAAAAAGTTATAGATGAAGTTCACGCTGCCGGAGGTTCAATGGGACCACAAATCTGGCATATGGGAATCATGGATAATCACCATTCAGGTTGGGTTCCGCCAGTTCCTTTTGAAGGACCATCAGGATTAAACAGACCAGATTTCAGAAATGGAATAACAATGTCTGAAAAAGATATCGAAGACACTATTATTGCATTTGGAAAAGCTGCTGCTGATGCTAAAAGATTAGGTTTTGACACGATCGAAATTCACGGTGCACACGGTTATTTAATCGACCAGTTCTTTAGAGCAGAAACTAATTTACGTACTGATATTTATGGTGGAAAAACTCTTCCGGAACGTAACCGTTTTGCAATTGAAGTTGTAAAAGAAGTGAGAAAACAAGTAGGTAACGATTTTGCTGTTATCATGAGATTCTCTCAATTCAAACCTTCTGATTACAATTATAAATTGGCTAAAAATCCACAGGAATTAGAAGCTTGGCTTACGCCTCTTGTTGATGCCGGAGTTGATATTGTACATGCTTCACAACGCAGATTCTGGGAACCTGAATTTGAAGGTTCTGACTTGAATTTTGCAGGTTGGGCTAAAAAAGTAACAGGAGCTCCAACTATTACTGTTGGTTCTGTTGGGCTTTCAAGTGATTTCTTTGGTGCATTTGCCGGAGAAAGTTCTGAACCAACTTCATTAGACGAATTAAACAGACGTTTCGACAGAGGTGACTTTGATTTAGTTGCCGTTGGAAGACCTCTTTTATCTGATCCTAATTGGGTTGCAAAAATTGAAGCTGGTAAAACAGAAGAATTAAAAGGTTTTAGCAAAGAAGCTTTAGGACAATTGATTTTAGAATAA
- a CDS encoding helix-turn-helix transcriptional regulator, with the protein MENIEIFKALSNKSRLQMLEWLKEPEINFPDQLQHAGFEHGVCVGQIQAKAGLTQSTVSEYLSILQRAGFIESKRVGQWTYYKRNEGAFEALSKLIQSNL; encoded by the coding sequence ATGGAAAATATAGAAATCTTTAAAGCATTATCTAATAAGTCCAGATTGCAAATGCTGGAATGGTTAAAAGAACCCGAAATAAACTTTCCGGATCAACTTCAGCATGCCGGATTTGAACACGGAGTATGTGTGGGTCAAATTCAAGCCAAAGCCGGTCTGACGCAATCAACAGTTTCTGAATACTTGTCTATTTTGCAACGTGCCGGATTTATAGAATCTAAACGCGTTGGACAATGGACCTATTATAAACGTAACGAAGGTGCCTTTGAAGCACTCAGTAAATTAATCCAATCTAATTTGTAA
- a CDS encoding TlpA disulfide reductase family protein, with protein sequence MKKTLLILGFLFCFITNSKAQVVGVEVGDITPEIDLPDTKGNNVVLSSFRGELVLVDFWASWCGPCTKEHPELIKLYNAYPDKFAIYSVSMDTKKPLWLGAIAKQKLPWTQVSDLKYWKSPVVADYMLQSVPLNFLIDKNGIIIAKNIHGNALNDLVNSLLSPK encoded by the coding sequence ATGAAAAAAACTTTACTCATTTTAGGATTCTTATTTTGTTTTATAACCAACTCAAAAGCTCAGGTTGTTGGAGTTGAAGTAGGAGATATTACGCCTGAAATTGATCTTCCGGATACAAAAGGAAATAATGTTGTACTTTCTTCTTTTAGAGGAGAATTAGTTTTGGTTGATTTTTGGGCTTCCTGGTGCGGGCCATGTACTAAAGAACATCCCGAATTAATAAAATTGTACAATGCTTATCCTGATAAATTTGCGATTTATAGTGTTTCAATGGATACTAAAAAGCCACTTTGGTTAGGTGCAATCGCAAAACAAAAACTTCCGTGGACTCAAGTAAGTGATTTAAAATATTGGAAATCTCCGGTTGTTGCTGATTACATGCTTCAATCTGTGCCATTAAACTTTTTAATTGACAAAAACGGAATTATTATTGCCAAAAACATTCATGGAAATGCATTGAATGATTTGGTTAATAGTTTGTTATCTCCAAAATAA
- the galA gene encoding beta-galactosidase GalA, whose protein sequence is MKTIFPKEILLYFIFLISICTFAQNKSERELILIDKEWRFSLGHSYDKQKDFGHAEGYFSYLAKTGFADGPASSQFDDRAWRILDLPHDWIVEQSFSESASYSHGFKAAGKGFPEKSIGWYRKKISIPESDQGKIISLKFDGVFRNSKVFFNGYFLGTAESGYNGFEYDVTSYVNYGGQNTIVVRVDASMEEGWFYEGAGIYRHVYLQKTNPLHVIENGTYVTSEIKTNNAEVSAEVSIENKGNYKGAIEIIQTILDPSGKEITSSSENALAPDFYKTVKYSSKLKVNNPFLWDIDSPNLYRLVTQIKQEGKIVDRYETSFGIRTIKFDPENGFFLNGKALKLKGTNNHQDHAGIGTALPDELQYYRIKKLKEMGSNAYRCSHNPPTPELLEACDKLGMLVIDETRLMGINEYHLDDLKRMIERDRNHPSIFCWSVGNEEWNIEGNIVGERITNVMQGFAKSIDSTRPVTVGISSGFKSGISSVVEIMGYNYMGNGDIDAHRNEFKSQPGMGTEEGSTFATRGVYFTDDTKHYQSAYDRKPRPTFYSIEEGWKFYATRPYLAGMFIWTGFDYRGEPTPYGWPSVTSYFGMMDVCGFSKDNVFYLKSWWGNEPALHIMPHWNWSGMEGQEIDVWVHSNCDEVELFLNKKSLGKKKMEQYGHLEWKVKYTPGTLEAIGYKNGKKILSDIQKTTENPEAIKLSIDKENNVNANVSVITVEVTDKKGLHVPMANNEITFAIKGGKILGVGNGNPTSLEKDQFIDEILLTPITDFEEQKVTTEILPQQLPVYSDNDWTTAFKDRDYKKQAPSYVYRGQFELKDYSAIKNVNFFYKKIGVEVVVFVNGNKVNSSAEDPQKYILNSNILKEGENSLYIIATPLQKIKDWDVMNTDPGIIQVVTPSKPWTRQLFNGYAQVIIQKENNNKPVILSASAKGLKSHTITISGKEYL, encoded by the coding sequence ATGAAAACCATTTTTCCAAAAGAAATTCTGCTGTATTTTATTTTTTTGATTTCCATTTGCACTTTCGCACAGAACAAATCAGAAAGAGAATTGATTTTGATCGATAAAGAATGGCGTTTTTCATTGGGACATTCATACGATAAACAAAAAGATTTTGGTCACGCCGAAGGTTATTTTTCTTATTTGGCGAAAACTGGTTTTGCCGACGGTCCTGCATCATCGCAATTTGACGATCGTGCCTGGAGAATACTCGATTTACCACATGATTGGATCGTAGAACAATCTTTTAGCGAAAGCGCGAGTTATAGCCACGGATTTAAAGCTGCGGGAAAAGGTTTTCCTGAAAAAAGTATTGGTTGGTACCGAAAAAAAATCTCAATTCCCGAAAGCGATCAGGGAAAAATTATCTCTTTAAAATTTGACGGCGTTTTTAGAAATTCCAAAGTCTTTTTCAACGGTTATTTTCTTGGAACTGCCGAAAGTGGTTATAATGGTTTTGAATATGATGTTACTTCTTATGTTAATTACGGCGGTCAAAATACAATTGTTGTTCGCGTTGATGCTTCAATGGAAGAAGGTTGGTTTTATGAAGGCGCGGGAATTTACAGACATGTTTATCTCCAGAAAACAAATCCGTTACATGTTATTGAAAACGGAACTTATGTAACTTCAGAAATAAAGACTAATAATGCCGAAGTTAGTGCAGAAGTTTCAATCGAAAACAAAGGAAATTATAAAGGTGCAATTGAAATAATCCAAACTATTCTGGATCCTTCGGGTAAAGAAATTACGAGTAGTTCTGAAAATGCTTTGGCACCGGATTTTTACAAAACAGTCAAATATTCTTCAAAACTAAAAGTAAATAATCCATTTTTATGGGATATTGATTCGCCAAATTTATATCGTTTAGTTACGCAAATAAAGCAAGAAGGTAAAATTGTAGACCGTTATGAAACTTCTTTCGGAATTAGAACAATTAAGTTTGATCCTGAAAATGGTTTTTTCCTTAACGGAAAAGCCTTAAAATTAAAAGGAACCAACAATCATCAGGATCACGCCGGAATTGGAACTGCTTTGCCGGATGAACTTCAATATTACCGAATAAAAAAGCTTAAAGAAATGGGTTCAAATGCCTATCGTTGTTCGCATAATCCGCCAACGCCTGAATTGCTCGAAGCTTGTGATAAATTGGGAATGCTGGTAATTGACGAAACACGTTTGATGGGAATAAATGAGTATCATCTCGATGATTTGAAGCGAATGATAGAACGCGATCGAAATCATCCAAGTATATTTTGCTGGTCTGTGGGCAATGAAGAATGGAATATTGAAGGAAATATTGTTGGTGAACGCATTACAAATGTCATGCAGGGATTTGCAAAAAGTATAGACTCGACAAGACCTGTAACGGTGGGAATTAGTAGTGGTTTTAAAAGCGGAATTTCGTCTGTTGTCGAAATTATGGGCTATAATTATATGGGTAACGGAGATATTGATGCACATAGAAATGAGTTTAAATCCCAACCCGGAATGGGAACGGAGGAAGGTTCGACCTTTGCAACGCGCGGTGTTTATTTTACAGACGATACAAAACATTATCAAAGTGCATATGATAGAAAACCGCGTCCAACATTTTACAGTATCGAAGAAGGCTGGAAGTTTTATGCAACGCGTCCGTATCTGGCAGGAATGTTTATCTGGACAGGTTTTGATTATCGCGGCGAACCAACTCCTTATGGCTGGCCGTCGGTTACGTCTTATTTTGGAATGATGGATGTTTGTGGTTTCTCGAAAGACAATGTGTTTTATTTGAAATCCTGGTGGGGAAATGAACCAGCTCTTCACATTATGCCACATTGGAATTGGAGCGGCATGGAAGGACAAGAAATCGATGTTTGGGTACATTCTAATTGCGATGAAGTAGAACTTTTCCTAAATAAAAAGAGTTTGGGTAAAAAGAAAATGGAGCAATATGGACATTTAGAATGGAAAGTAAAATATACTCCGGGAACTTTGGAAGCAATTGGATATAAAAACGGCAAAAAAATCCTTTCGGATATTCAGAAAACGACCGAAAACCCAGAAGCTATAAAACTTTCCATAGATAAAGAAAATAATGTGAATGCCAATGTTTCTGTAATAACGGTTGAGGTTACAGACAAAAAAGGACTTCATGTTCCAATGGCAAATAATGAGATAACATTTGCTATAAAAGGCGGAAAAATTTTAGGCGTTGGCAACGGAAATCCAACTTCTTTGGAAAAAGATCAATTTATTGACGAAATTCTGCTTACTCCAATTACGGATTTTGAAGAGCAAAAAGTAACTACAGAAATTTTACCGCAACAATTACCTGTGTATTCAGATAATGATTGGACGACAGCTTTTAAGGATAGAGATTACAAAAAACAAGCGCCTTCTTATGTTTATCGCGGTCAGTTTGAATTAAAAGATTATTCGGCTATTAAAAACGTAAACTTCTTTTACAAGAAAATAGGAGTAGAAGTTGTGGTTTTTGTCAACGGAAATAAAGTGAATTCAAGTGCCGAAGATCCTCAGAAATACATTCTGAATTCTAATATTTTAAAAGAAGGTGAAAATTCCCTCTATATTATCGCAACACCATTGCAAAAAATAAAAGATTGGGATGTTATGAATACAGATCCGGGAATCATTCAGGTCGTAACACCAAGTAAACCTTGGACTAGACAGCTTTTTAATGGTTATGCTCAAGTTATTATTCAGAAAGAAAATAATAATAAACCCGTTATTTTGTCCGCTTCTGCGAAAGGATTAAAGTCACATACCATTACAATTTCAGGAAAAGAATATCTATAA
- a CDS encoding Na+/H+ antiporter gives MLNDFPFYLILVIVILLLIMLSNKIKVAYPVLLVLGGLAISFIPGIPVLRIDPELIFVIFLPPLLYEAAWNISWKELWRWRRIICSFAFLVVFFTAFSVALVANHFIPGFTLALGFLLGGIISPPDAVSAGAILKFVKVPRRLSSILEGESLLNDASSLIIFRFALITVGTGQFIWQDAITSFGWMLFGGVGIGVGIGFIAMKLHKYLPTDANSDIILSLVTPYIIYIAAEEVHSSGVLAVVSGGLLLSHFRLSFLSSSSRLRGVNVWESFCFILNGLIFMFIGLDLPEIVSGLEGVSLSSAIGYGLLITAVLIVGRILCAFAAVFTTIIARNFIKVADARHPGFRGPILIGWTGMRGVVSLAAALSIPVQLDGAPFPQRNLILFITFVVILTTLVLQGLTLPYLIKKFHMKDPDYTKPEDEIYNQIKRELADHALNHLKSTYSNELERQPILQQIARKWEDIHVNTDDNILMSDETKIIYLNLLEHQRNWLLDKNHEEILDEEIIRRHLLYLDLEEEKLQFM, from the coding sequence ATGCTGAACGATTTTCCGTTTTATTTAATCCTTGTCATCGTTATTCTTTTATTAATAATGTTGAGCAATAAAATCAAAGTTGCATACCCTGTTTTGTTGGTTTTAGGAGGATTGGCAATTAGTTTTATTCCCGGAATTCCAGTGTTGCGCATCGATCCGGAACTTATTTTTGTGATCTTTCTTCCGCCATTATTGTATGAAGCAGCGTGGAATATTTCATGGAAAGAATTATGGCGCTGGCGACGCATTATTTGCAGTTTTGCCTTTTTGGTCGTGTTTTTTACGGCATTTTCTGTGGCTTTGGTTGCCAATCATTTTATACCCGGATTTACATTAGCATTAGGATTTTTGCTTGGCGGAATCATTTCTCCTCCAGATGCCGTTAGCGCAGGAGCAATTCTTAAATTTGTAAAAGTACCACGGAGATTATCATCAATTTTAGAAGGCGAAAGTCTTTTAAACGACGCATCATCACTTATTATTTTCAGATTTGCATTGATTACAGTTGGAACAGGACAATTTATCTGGCAAGATGCTATTACAAGTTTCGGATGGATGTTATTTGGCGGAGTTGGTATTGGCGTTGGAATAGGTTTTATTGCCATGAAATTGCATAAATACTTGCCAACCGACGCTAATTCTGATATCATACTTTCTCTCGTTACACCTTATATCATATACATTGCGGCCGAAGAAGTTCATAGTTCAGGAGTTCTTGCCGTTGTGAGCGGAGGTTTATTATTATCACATTTCAGACTTTCGTTTTTAAGCAGCAGTTCGCGTTTGCGTGGCGTGAATGTCTGGGAAAGTTTCTGTTTTATCTTGAATGGATTGATATTTATGTTTATCGGACTTGATTTGCCCGAGATCGTTTCCGGATTAGAAGGCGTGAGTCTTTCATCAGCAATTGGTTACGGATTATTAATTACAGCCGTGCTTATTGTGGGTAGAATTTTATGTGCTTTTGCTGCTGTTTTTACCACTATTATTGCCAGAAATTTTATTAAAGTGGCCGATGCGAGACATCCGGGATTCAGAGGTCCGATTTTAATTGGCTGGACCGGAATGCGCGGCGTAGTTTCTTTGGCTGCAGCCTTATCAATTCCCGTACAATTGGATGGAGCGCCGTTTCCGCAGCGAAATCTGATCTTGTTTATCACATTTGTCGTAATCCTGACAACGCTGGTTTTGCAGGGATTGACATTGCCTTATTTAATTAAGAAGTTCCACATGAAAGATCCTGATTATACAAAACCGGAAGACGAAATCTATAATCAGATTAAAAGAGAACTTGCAGATCACGCTTTAAATCATCTGAAAAGCACTTATAGCAACGAATTAGAAAGACAGCCCATTTTACAGCAAATTGCTCGTAAATGGGAAGATATTCATGTAAATACGGATGATAATATTCTAATGTCTGATGAAACCAAGATTATTTATCTCAATTTACTCGAGCATCAGCGTAATTGGCTTTTGGATAAAAATCACGAAGAAATTCTGGATGAAGAAATTATCCGCAGGCATTTACTTTATTTGGATTTAGAAGAAGAGAAATTGCAGTTTATGTAA
- a CDS encoding AraC family transcriptional regulator produces the protein MKDQLEFQASELGTNDLKLKGFKVYEVNDTISKIPTYNRRDFYKICINTSKSLIHYADRGIETDGTILFFGNPHIPYSWEIISPEYEGYACVFTEEFLRANDRSESLHESPLFKIGGTPIFTLSAEQKVFIDSLFKKMIEEQETDYVFKDDLIRNYINLIIHESMKMQPSENFFKHKNASSRITSLFLELLERQFPIETKNEPLALKTPQDYAQSLAVHVNHLNRSVKEITGKPTTAHITERIISEAKALLHHTDWSISDIGYSLGFEYPSYFNNYFKRLTGTIPKSLRT, from the coding sequence ATGAAAGATCAATTAGAGTTTCAGGCTTCTGAACTTGGTACAAACGATTTAAAGCTAAAAGGCTTTAAAGTATACGAAGTAAACGATACAATCAGTAAAATTCCGACTTATAACCGCAGGGATTTTTACAAAATCTGTATTAATACGAGTAAGAGTTTAATTCATTATGCAGACCGTGGTATAGAAACTGATGGTACTATATTATTCTTCGGAAATCCGCATATTCCATATTCATGGGAAATTATTTCGCCTGAATATGAAGGATATGCTTGTGTTTTTACCGAAGAATTTTTAAGAGCCAATGATCGTTCTGAAAGTCTTCATGAATCGCCTTTGTTTAAAATTGGCGGAACTCCTATTTTTACCTTATCTGCTGAACAAAAGGTGTTTATAGATTCGTTGTTTAAGAAAATGATTGAAGAACAGGAAACTGATTATGTTTTTAAAGATGATTTAATTCGAAATTATATCAATCTGATTATTCATGAATCAATGAAAATGCAGCCTTCAGAAAATTTCTTTAAACATAAAAATGCTTCTTCCCGAATCACTTCTTTATTTTTGGAATTATTAGAAAGACAATTTCCAATAGAAACCAAGAACGAACCATTGGCTTTAAAGACGCCACAAGATTATGCACAAAGCCTTGCGGTTCATGTGAATCATCTAAATCGTTCTGTAAAAGAAATCACAGGAAAGCCGACAACGGCGCATATTACCGAAAGAATTATCAGTGAAGCAAAAGCATTATTGCATCACACAGATTGGAGTATCTCAGACATTGGATATTCTCTTGGATTCGAATATCCGAGCTATTTTAATAATTACTTTAAAAGACTTACAGGAACAATTCCGAAATCATTAAGAACATAA
- a CDS encoding cupin domain-containing protein produces the protein MKEPENQLNESIFPKGDLASADYFTGKAWVKMLVPNDPILNTAVGNVVFEAGARNNWHTHPGGQILIVTQGTGFYQEVGKPIQLLKEGDVVNIHPEIKHWHGASPDGEFTHIAISTNTEKGIVDWLEPVTDEQYNSFK, from the coding sequence ATGAAAGAACCAGAAAATCAATTAAATGAATCTATTTTCCCAAAAGGAGACTTAGCTTCAGCGGATTATTTTACAGGAAAAGCATGGGTGAAGATGTTGGTTCCAAATGATCCGATTTTAAATACGGCCGTAGGAAATGTGGTTTTTGAAGCCGGCGCACGCAACAACTGGCACACACATCCCGGAGGTCAAATTTTAATAGTTACCCAAGGAACAGGTTTTTACCAAGAAGTAGGGAAGCCAATTCAATTGTTAAAAGAAGGCGATGTTGTAAACATTCATCCTGAAATTAAACATTGGCACGGAGCTTCTCCAGATGGCGAATTTACTCATATCGCAATCAGTACAAATACAGAAAAAGGTATTGTAGACTGGCTTGAACCGGTAACAGACGAACAATATAATAGCTTTAAATAA
- a CDS encoding cupin domain-containing protein, protein MSTLYTSAIEEGKVPNTFMTGDVSYKKQTSNIHPDNTMIKEVSFEPGARCKWHINASLQLFIATDGIGYFQEKGAAIRLLHKDEVITILPGIEHWYGATPFSRFSHISIITEIDKGKGIWLESVTDEEYFSFGK, encoded by the coding sequence ATGTCAACACTTTATACTTCCGCTATTGAAGAGGGCAAAGTCCCAAATACATTTATGACTGGTGATGTTTCTTATAAAAAACAAACCAGCAATATTCATCCGGACAACACCATGATTAAAGAAGTTTCCTTCGAACCGGGTGCAAGATGCAAATGGCATATTAATGCAAGTTTGCAATTGTTTATCGCTACTGACGGAATTGGCTATTTTCAGGAAAAAGGCGCTGCTATTCGTTTACTTCATAAAGATGAGGTAATTACGATTTTACCTGGCATAGAACATTGGTATGGCGCAACACCGTTCAGCCGATTTTCACACATTAGCATCATTACAGAAATCGACAAAGGAAAAGGAATCTGGCTGGAAAGCGTTACAGATGAAGAGTACTTTAGTTTTGGAAAATAA
- a CDS encoding NAD(P)-dependent alcohol dehydrogenase translates to METKNIKAFGTEAAEAPLQTLDIKRRTVLAHDVEIEILYCGICHSDLHSARNEWHGTVYPIVPGHEIVGRVTKVGDHVKHFKVGDLAGVGCMVDSCRECEHCKNDLEQFCDEGSTLTFNSPDKHLGGQTFGGYSQSITVDENYVLHISDKLDLAGVAPLLCAGITTYSPLKHWKVGPGQKVGIVGIGGLGHMGIKLAKAMGAHVVVFTTSLSKTEDAKRLGADEVVLSTDAEQMAKHAKTLNFILDCVSAEHNIDSYLNLLKVDGTLTLVGAPMEPLPVTSFSLILGRRSFAGSAIGGIAETQEMLDFCAEHNITADIEIIGVNEVNDAYERLLKGDIKYRFVIDMASLK, encoded by the coding sequence ATGGAAACAAAAAACATAAAAGCCTTTGGTACAGAAGCTGCAGAAGCACCATTACAAACATTAGACATCAAACGTAGAACAGTTTTGGCGCATGATGTAGAAATTGAAATCTTATATTGCGGAATCTGTCATTCAGATTTACATTCTGCCAGAAACGAGTGGCATGGAACAGTTTATCCAATAGTTCCGGGACATGAAATCGTTGGACGAGTAACAAAAGTAGGAGATCACGTAAAACATTTCAAAGTTGGCGATCTTGCCGGAGTTGGCTGTATGGTTGATTCTTGTAGAGAATGTGAGCATTGCAAAAATGATTTAGAGCAGTTTTGTGATGAAGGAAGTACATTGACTTTCAATTCTCCGGACAAACATTTAGGCGGACAAACTTTTGGAGGATATTCTCAAAGTATTACAGTCGATGAAAATTATGTATTGCATATTTCAGATAAACTGGATCTTGCAGGAGTTGCACCTTTACTTTGCGCAGGAATCACAACATATTCGCCATTAAAACACTGGAAAGTTGGTCCTGGACAAAAAGTCGGAATCGTTGGTATTGGCGGTTTAGGACATATGGGAATCAAATTGGCAAAAGCAATGGGCGCTCATGTTGTAGTTTTCACAACTTCATTATCTAAAACCGAAGACGCAAAACGCCTTGGAGCAGATGAAGTAGTTTTGTCTACAGATGCTGAACAAATGGCAAAACACGCCAAAACACTTAACTTTATCTTAGATTGCGTATCTGCAGAGCACAATATAGATTCGTATTTGAATTTACTTAAAGTAGATGGAACGTTAACTTTGGTTGGCGCGCCTATGGAACCACTTCCTGTAACTTCATTTAGTCTTATATTAGGAAGAAGAAGTTTTGCCGGATCTGCTATTGGCGGAATCGCAGAAACTCAGGAAATGCTTGATTTTTGTGCTGAACACAATATCACTGCAGATATTGAAATAATTGGCGTTAATGAAGTAAACGATGCTTACGAAAGATTGCTTAAAGGAGATATTAAATATCGTTTTGTAATTGATATGGCTTCTCTTAAGTAA
- a CDS encoding AraC family transcriptional regulator, whose protein sequence is MNKQSIPTLSVGNILGEETLDITLFRHSVKGRNEFEQPHKHDFYLVFFVEKGSGVHNVDFTKHNVTDYQVYFIRPGQVHNWSLDVDTTGFQLMLSGEIVTIFPNLVQFPFFEQSVPACLSLNEEEFLGFKNQLQEIELILPQNDQLTKEIVLLRLHLLLKLLQKEFLRQFPEHESATKPEKVIKNFIALLDSHFNQESSVNFYSNKLNITPNYLNILSQKYLKMPAGDVIKERTILEAKRLLTSTDLSIKEIAYQLGFNDNAYFSKVFKKYAGKSPGDFKESYNFYHPYP, encoded by the coding sequence TTGAATAAACAATCGATTCCTACTTTATCAGTTGGTAATATACTTGGAGAAGAAACTTTAGATATTACTTTGTTTCGCCATAGCGTAAAGGGACGAAATGAGTTTGAGCAACCTCATAAACACGATTTCTATCTCGTTTTTTTTGTCGAAAAAGGTTCTGGTGTTCACAATGTCGATTTTACAAAACATAATGTAACCGATTATCAGGTTTATTTTATAAGACCTGGACAAGTTCATAATTGGTCTTTAGATGTTGATACAACAGGATTTCAGCTGATGCTTTCGGGCGAAATAGTTACTATTTTTCCAAATTTGGTTCAGTTTCCGTTTTTCGAACAAAGCGTTCCTGCTTGTCTTTCTTTAAATGAGGAAGAATTTTTGGGATTTAAAAACCAATTACAGGAAATAGAATTGATATTGCCTCAAAATGATCAGCTTACAAAAGAAATTGTATTGCTTCGTTTGCATTTATTATTGAAATTGCTGCAAAAGGAGTTTTTAAGACAATTTCCCGAACATGAATCGGCTACAAAACCTGAAAAAGTGATCAAAAATTTTATCGCATTACTTGACAGTCATTTTAATCAGGAATCATCAGTTAACTTTTATTCGAATAAACTAAATATTACGCCTAATTACCTTAATATCCTTTCTCAGAAATACTTGAAAATGCCCGCTGGCGATGTTATAAAAGAGAGAACCATACTTGAAGCCAAGCGTTTACTGACCAGTACAGATTTGTCTATAAAAGAAATAGCGTATCAGCTTGGCTTTAATGATAATGCTTATTTCAGCAAAGTATTTAAAAAGTATGCGGGGAAATCACCCGGAGATTTTAAAGAAAGTTATAATTTTTACCATCCTTATCCGTAA